Proteins encoded by one window of Sediminicoccus rosea:
- a CDS encoding acyl-CoA thioesterase, which yields MRAPPGNRSDYRWFLPMPTRWMDNDIYGHMNNVQHYSFFDTLVARFLLAHGVLDLKSSEHVGLVVETGCRYHAPLAFPDEITGGLRVTRLGTSSITYALALFRNDEERAAAEGHFTHVYVKRAAQSETVPLPAALRAAGEAVKG from the coding sequence ATGAGGGCGCCGCCTGGCAACCGGAGCGACTACCGGTGGTTCCTGCCCATGCCCACGCGCTGGATGGACAACGACATCTACGGCCACATGAACAACGTCCAGCACTACAGCTTCTTCGACACGCTGGTCGCGCGCTTCCTGCTGGCGCATGGCGTGCTGGACCTCAAGAGCAGCGAGCATGTCGGCCTCGTCGTCGAGACGGGCTGCCGCTACCACGCGCCCCTCGCCTTCCCGGACGAGATCACGGGCGGGCTGCGCGTCACGCGCCTCGGCACCTCCTCCATCACCTATGCGCTCGCGCTGTTCCGCAATGACGAGGAGCGCGCGGCGGCGGAGGGGCACTTCACCCATGTCTATGTGAAGCGCGCCGCGCAATCCGAGACCGTGCCCCTGCCCGCCGCGCTGCGCGCCGCGGG
- a CDS encoding ABC transporter substrate-binding protein → MSKNKPETLILAEPFRALFYAPYYLAEARGAFTRNGLDLRMETAGTPTLAAEAVLAGRADLAWSGPMRVMQHRAADPASPLTAFCAVIMRDPFLIMGRSAREGLHLAELNGFRLGLVTEVPTPVWCLADAVARAGGRKVKDRAGGTMAQNVASLLEGKLDAIQVFEPFASQVEEAGGAVWFSQASTGPMAYSSLYSTTETLASRREAMRGMVRALAETLRWMETAAPAEIATLLEARFPDLPQATRERAVARYQAAGLWTDGPHMPRAAFQALGEAMIRAGALPHIPDFDLCVDEAVVAEALAQGAQAKGALP, encoded by the coding sequence ATGTCCAAGAACAAGCCCGAGACCCTGATCCTCGCCGAGCCCTTCCGCGCCCTGTTCTACGCCCCCTATTACCTGGCCGAGGCGCGCGGCGCCTTCACCCGGAATGGGCTGGACCTGCGGATGGAAACCGCCGGCACCCCCACCTTGGCCGCCGAGGCCGTGCTGGCAGGCCGCGCCGACCTCGCCTGGAGCGGGCCGATGCGCGTCATGCAGCACCGCGCGGCGGACCCCGCCTCCCCGCTTACGGCCTTCTGCGCCGTCATCATGCGCGACCCCTTCCTGATCATGGGCCGTTCGGCCCGCGAGGGGCTGCATCTGGCGGAGTTGAACGGCTTCCGCCTGGGACTCGTGACCGAGGTGCCCACCCCCGTCTGGTGCCTGGCCGATGCGGTGGCCCGCGCCGGCGGCCGCAAGGTGAAGGACCGCGCGGGCGGGACCATGGCGCAGAACGTGGCCTCCCTGCTGGAAGGCAAGCTCGACGCCATCCAGGTCTTCGAGCCCTTCGCCTCGCAGGTGGAGGAGGCGGGCGGCGCGGTCTGGTTCAGCCAGGCCAGCACCGGGCCGATGGCCTATAGCTCGCTCTACAGCACGACCGAGACGCTCGCATCGCGGCGCGAGGCGATGCGCGGCATGGTGCGCGCCCTGGCCGAGACGCTGCGCTGGATGGAGACGGCCGCACCGGCCGAGATCGCGACGCTGCTGGAAGCGCGCTTCCCCGACTTGCCGCAGGCCACGCGGGAACGCGCCGTGGCGCGCTACCAGGCAGCGGGCCTGTGGACCGACGGCCCGCATATGCCCCGCGCCGCCTTCCAGGCCCTGGGCGAGGCCATGATCCGCGCCGGCGCCCTGCCGCATATCCCGGATTTCGACCTCTGCGTGGATGAGGCGGTGGTGGCGGAGGCGCTGGCCCAGGGGGCGCAGGCAAAGGGGGCGCTGCCATGA
- the minC gene encoding septum site-determining protein MinC codes for MTAEARPIQPPSGPPTETFRLRGSNYSLLTLRLLTGDVGAVLPALGDQFRKAPGFLRYAPIAISLDDLGGEQVDFPALVAGLRALEILPIGVVGGPQLLRAAAAGAGLPTLRPAGQRDTEVEAPSPVAAPPVAIAPAATAEPPRPAPAARTMVVNQNVRAGQRVYAEGSDLIVVGSVNAGAEVLADGNIHIYGALRGRALAGASEDGEARIFAQNFDPELVAISGFYAVREGLTPASIGRGVQVRLDGEQLRFDPFG; via the coding sequence ATGACCGCCGAAGCTAGGCCCATTCAGCCCCCTTCCGGCCCGCCCACCGAAACCTTCCGCCTGCGCGGCAGCAACTACAGCCTGCTGACGCTACGGCTGCTGACGGGCGATGTCGGGGCGGTGCTGCCGGCGCTGGGGGACCAGTTCCGGAAAGCGCCCGGCTTCCTGCGCTATGCCCCCATCGCCATCAGCCTCGATGACCTGGGCGGCGAACAGGTGGATTTCCCCGCCCTGGTCGCCGGGCTGCGCGCGCTGGAGATCCTGCCGATCGGCGTGGTGGGCGGGCCGCAATTGCTGCGCGCCGCCGCCGCCGGCGCCGGCCTGCCCACGCTGCGCCCGGCCGGCCAGCGCGACACGGAGGTGGAGGCGCCCTCGCCCGTCGCGGCCCCGCCGGTCGCCATCGCGCCCGCCGCCACAGCCGAGCCGCCGCGCCCGGCCCCCGCCGCGCGGACCATGGTCGTGAACCAGAATGTCCGCGCCGGGCAGCGCGTCTATGCCGAGGGGAGCGACCTGATCGTCGTGGGCTCGGTCAATGCCGGGGCCGAGGTGCTGGCCGATGGCAATATCCACATCTACGGCGCGCTGCGTGGCCGGGCGCTGGCCGGCGCCTCGGAGGATGGCGAGGCGCGCATCTTCGCCCAGAATTTCGACCCGGAGCTGGTGGCCATCTCCGGGTTCTACGCGGTGCGCGAGGGGCTGACCCCCGCCTCCATCGGCCGGGGCGTGCAGGTGCGCCTCGATGGCGAGCAATTGCGGTTCGACCCCTTCGGTTGA
- the minD gene encoding septum site-determining protein MinD — protein MAQVIVVTSGKGGVGKTTSSAAFATGLAQRGKKTVVIDFDVGLRNLDLIMGVERRVVFDIVNVVQGEAKLSQALIKDKRVEGLSILPASQTRDKDALTKEGVQGIIEELSKEFDYILCDSPAGIEKGALLALYFADQAIVVTNPEVSSVRDSDRILGVLQSRTKRSEEGKDPVKQHLLLTRYDPARVERGEMLKLDDVLEILAIPLLGVIPESESVLKASNAGNPVIMDAESQAGQAYADAVARFLGEERPHRFLEPEKKKGFFGKLFGGRAA, from the coding sequence ATGGCGCAGGTGATCGTCGTCACATCGGGCAAGGGGGGCGTGGGCAAGACCACCAGCTCCGCCGCCTTCGCCACCGGCCTCGCGCAGCGCGGCAAGAAGACCGTCGTCATCGATTTCGACGTGGGGCTGCGCAACCTCGACCTCATCATGGGCGTCGAGCGGCGCGTCGTCTTCGACATCGTGAATGTCGTGCAGGGCGAGGCCAAGCTCTCCCAGGCGCTGATCAAGGACAAGCGCGTGGAGGGCCTCTCCATCCTTCCGGCCTCCCAGACGCGGGACAAGGATGCGCTGACCAAGGAAGGCGTGCAGGGCATCATCGAGGAGCTGTCGAAGGAGTTCGACTACATCCTCTGCGACAGCCCCGCCGGCATCGAGAAGGGCGCGCTGCTCGCGCTCTATTTCGCCGACCAGGCCATCGTCGTCACCAACCCTGAAGTGTCGAGCGTGCGCGACAGCGACCGCATCCTGGGCGTGCTGCAATCGCGCACCAAGCGCTCCGAGGAGGGGAAGGACCCGGTGAAGCAGCATCTGCTGCTCACGCGCTACGACCCCGCCCGCGTCGAGCGCGGCGAGATGCTGAAGCTGGACGACGTGCTGGAGATCCTGGCCATCCCGCTGCTCGGCGTGATCCCGGAAAGCGAGAGCGTGCTCAAGGCGTCCAACGCCGGCAACCCGGTGATCATGGATGCCGAGAGCCAGGCGGGCCAGGCCTACGCCGATGCGGTGGCGCGCTTCCTCGGCGAGGAACGCCCGCACCGCTTCCTCGAACCCGAGAAGAAGAAGGGCTTCTTCGGCAAGCTCTTCGGCGGGAGGGCGGCATGA
- the minE gene encoding cell division topological specificity factor MinE — translation MSWLNFFRKERETKGTASTAKDRLQVIISHERVSRTQADFLPKLQQELVAVVARYVAIDPAKVQVNLERGGDFSTLAIDIELPGPAAVPGGRAA, via the coding sequence ATGAGCTGGCTGAACTTCTTCCGCAAGGAGCGCGAGACCAAGGGCACCGCCTCCACCGCGAAGGACCGTCTGCAGGTCATCATCAGCCATGAGCGCGTGAGCCGCACCCAGGCGGATTTCCTGCCCAAGCTGCAGCAGGAGCTGGTGGCGGTCGTCGCGCGCTACGTCGCGATCGATCCGGCCAAGGTGCAGGTCAACCTGGAGCGCGGCGGCGATTTCTCCACGCTCGCGATCGACATCGAGCTGCCGGGCCCGGCCGCCGTGCCGGGTGGCCGCGCGGCGTGA
- a CDS encoding serine hydrolase domain-containing protein: protein MNADLKAATEFAAAHETPWPRDILAHLEGGFFEGPPDNAVIGPTAPRGGPNGVIYQHGKRIAEWGDPTRADMTFSVAKSYLAMLAGLAVQEGLLPDLEARVSDRVPHEAFATAQNVPITWRHLLTNTSEFEGTLFGKSDLIDRGRNLGVEGQGKKRSPRPMQPPGSYWEYNDVRVNALALALLHLFRRPLPEIWAERIMAPIGAGTGWQWRGYATSQVEIDGRMIESVSGGGHWGGGIIINAEDQARVGLLVAADGEWNGKRIIAKEWLDLCRTPCALNPHYGFLFWLNTGRTKWPAASEGAVCFSGAGGNTTWMEPAEGIVAVSRWLDPAHLNGFMGMVRAALAK from the coding sequence GTGAACGCTGACCTCAAGGCCGCGACGGAATTCGCCGCGGCGCACGAAACCCCCTGGCCGCGCGACATCCTGGCCCATCTGGAAGGCGGCTTCTTCGAAGGCCCGCCCGACAATGCGGTGATCGGCCCCACCGCCCCGCGTGGCGGCCCGAACGGCGTGATCTACCAGCACGGCAAGCGCATCGCCGAATGGGGCGACCCTACGCGCGCCGACATGACCTTCAGCGTGGCCAAGAGCTACCTCGCCATGCTGGCGGGCCTTGCCGTGCAGGAGGGCTTGCTGCCCGATCTCGAAGCGCGCGTGAGCGACCGCGTGCCGCATGAGGCCTTCGCCACCGCTCAGAACGTCCCCATCACCTGGCGGCATCTGCTGACCAACACCTCCGAATTCGAGGGCACGCTCTTCGGCAAGAGCGACCTGATTGATCGCGGCCGGAACCTCGGCGTGGAAGGGCAGGGCAAGAAGCGCAGCCCGCGCCCCATGCAGCCGCCCGGCAGCTACTGGGAATACAACGACGTGCGCGTGAACGCGCTGGCGCTGGCCCTGCTGCACCTGTTCCGCCGGCCGCTGCCCGAAATCTGGGCCGAGCGGATCATGGCGCCGATCGGTGCCGGCACCGGCTGGCAATGGCGCGGCTATGCCACCTCCCAGGTCGAGATTGACGGCCGGATGATCGAGAGCGTCTCGGGCGGCGGGCATTGGGGCGGCGGCATCATCATCAATGCCGAGGACCAGGCGCGCGTCGGCCTGCTCGTCGCCGCCGATGGGGAATGGAACGGCAAGCGGATCATCGCCAAGGAGTGGCTGGATCTCTGCCGCACGCCCTGCGCCCTGAACCCGCATTACGGCTTCCTCTTCTGGCTCAACACCGGCCGCACCAAGTGGCCGGCGGCGAGCGAGGGGGCCGTGTGCTTCTCCGGCGCCGGCGGCAACACCACCTGGATGGAACCGGCCGAGGGCATCGTCGCCGTCTCGCGCTGGCTCGATCCGGCGCATCTGAACGGCTTCATGGGGATGGTGCGGGCGGCCCTCGCCAAATAG
- a CDS encoding YifB family Mg chelatase-like AAA ATPase — MSLARIATFAFAGINAVPVEVQVQLAPGLPAFLLVGLADKAVGESRERVRAALTGLGLALPPKRVLVNLAPADLAKEGSHYDLPIALALLAAMEILPREELAGFAALGELSLDGSILPVAGVLPAALGASQRGLGLICPAAQGGEAAWAGRGEVLAPPDLPAILNHFRGVQVMSPPEPPRLEREAWRGPCLSEVKGQESAKRALEIAAAGGHNLLMIGPPGAGKSMLAARLPGLLPDLTPGEALELSMVHSVAGLLRDGKLLTRPPFREPHHSASQAALIGGGARARPGEISLAHHGVLFLDEWPEFPRPALEALRQPMETGRAVIARANAHVEYPARFQCIAAMNPCRCGHLGEAGRECSRAPRCGEEYAERLSGPLLDRMDITLQVQAVPPAELSRAPAGETTQRIAARVQAARDIQRARWGEDGPRHNAAADGALLEERGGLLPEARQLLEQAAERLGLSARGFVRSIRLARTIADLAGSASIQRTHLAEALSYRGRRRAA; from the coding sequence ATGAGCCTCGCCCGCATCGCCACCTTTGCCTTCGCCGGCATCAACGCTGTTCCGGTGGAGGTGCAGGTCCAGCTGGCGCCGGGCCTGCCGGCCTTCCTGCTGGTGGGCCTGGCCGACAAGGCGGTCGGCGAATCGCGCGAGCGGGTGCGCGCTGCGCTGACCGGCCTCGGCCTCGCGCTCCCGCCCAAGCGCGTGCTGGTGAACCTGGCCCCGGCCGACCTCGCGAAGGAGGGCAGCCATTATGACCTGCCCATCGCGCTCGCCCTGCTCGCCGCCATGGAGATCCTCCCGCGGGAGGAACTGGCCGGTTTCGCGGCGCTCGGCGAACTCTCGCTCGATGGCTCCATCCTGCCGGTGGCGGGCGTGCTGCCGGCGGCGCTGGGCGCCTCGCAGCGCGGCCTCGGCCTGATCTGCCCGGCCGCGCAGGGAGGCGAGGCCGCCTGGGCCGGCCGCGGCGAGGTGCTGGCGCCGCCCGACCTGCCGGCCATCCTCAACCATTTCCGCGGCGTCCAGGTGATGAGTCCGCCCGAGCCGCCACGCCTGGAGCGCGAGGCCTGGCGCGGCCCCTGCCTCTCGGAGGTGAAGGGGCAGGAGAGCGCCAAGCGCGCGCTGGAGATCGCCGCCGCCGGTGGCCACAATTTGCTGATGATCGGCCCACCCGGGGCCGGGAAATCCATGCTGGCCGCCCGCCTGCCCGGCCTCCTGCCCGACCTGACGCCGGGCGAGGCGCTGGAACTCTCCATGGTGCATTCCGTCGCCGGCCTGCTGCGCGACGGCAAGCTGCTGACCCGCCCGCCCTTCCGCGAGCCGCACCATTCCGCAAGCCAGGCCGCCCTGATCGGTGGTGGCGCCCGCGCTCGGCCGGGCGAGATCAGCCTCGCGCATCACGGCGTGCTCTTCCTCGACGAATGGCCGGAGTTTCCGCGCCCCGCGCTGGAGGCACTGCGCCAGCCGATGGAGACGGGCCGCGCCGTCATCGCCCGCGCCAACGCGCATGTGGAATATCCCGCGCGCTTCCAGTGCATCGCGGCCATGAACCCCTGCCGCTGCGGCCATCTGGGCGAGGCGGGGCGCGAGTGCTCCCGTGCGCCCCGCTGCGGCGAGGAATATGCCGAGCGCCTGAGCGGCCCGCTGCTGGACCGCATGGACATTACCCTCCAGGTCCAGGCCGTGCCGCCGGCCGAGCTTTCGCGCGCGCCGGCCGGCGAGACGACGCAGCGCATCGCCGCCCGCGTCCAGGCGGCGCGCGACATCCAGCGCGCCCGCTGGGGCGAGGACGGGCCGCGGCACAACGCCGCCGCCGATGGCGCGCTGCTGGAGGAGCGCGGCGGGCTGCTGCCCGAGGCGCGGCAATTGCTGGAACAGGCGGCCGAGCGGCTGGGCCTTTCCGCGCGCGGCTTCGTGCGCTCGATCCGCCTCGCACGCACCATCGCGGACCTCGCCGGCAGCGCCAGCATCCAGCGCACGCATCTGGCCGAGGCGCTGTCCTATCGGGGGCGCCGCCGCGCCGCCTGA
- the ggt gene encoding gamma-glutamyltransferase: MAAPVASQRVAAQPVVAQNHMVVASHPLAAEAGQAMLRAGGSAVDAAIAVQAVLTLVEPQSSGIGGGAFLLHWDPATRELAAWDGRETAPAAARGDLFLRDGRPLDFFDAAVGGRAVGVPGVVRMLEEAHRAHGRLAWAELFAPAIRLAEEGFEVSPRLAQLLSAFGGSLRRDPGARAIYFTAEGAPLAEGARLRNPALAATLRAIAEEGAAALHRGPIAQDIVRTVRGHANPGLMTADDLAGYAPVRRAALCLPYRAYTLCGPPPPSGAAVVLQILGLLGHFEMPGLDPAGLDSAMLLGEAGRLAFADRNRFMADPGFVPVPVTGLLDGAYLTGRAQLLSPDRAIAAPQPGNPRRFGPPLASQPPQPEGGTAHMSILDAEGRAVSMTTTVEGAFGAHVVVRGFFLNNQLTDFSFLPEMEGRPVANRVEGGKRPRSSMSPMLVFQQGQLEAVVGSPGGARIIGYVAQALVAMLDWNLDPQAAAALPHVGALNAMTEVERGTAAAGLAPALVARGAPAEAREMNSGLNLIRIQRQGEARRLLGGADPRREGMVAGD; the protein is encoded by the coding sequence ATGGCCGCCCCAGTGGCCTCGCAGCGCGTGGCCGCGCAGCCCGTGGTGGCGCAGAACCACATGGTCGTCGCCTCGCATCCGCTGGCAGCCGAGGCCGGCCAGGCCATGCTCCGCGCCGGCGGCTCGGCGGTGGATGCGGCCATCGCCGTGCAGGCGGTGCTGACCCTGGTGGAGCCGCAATCCTCCGGCATCGGCGGCGGCGCCTTCCTGCTGCACTGGGACCCCGCCACGCGTGAGCTTGCAGCCTGGGACGGGCGGGAGACGGCCCCCGCCGCCGCCCGCGGCGACCTCTTCCTGCGCGACGGCCGGCCCCTCGATTTCTTCGACGCCGCGGTGGGCGGCCGCGCGGTCGGCGTGCCCGGCGTCGTTCGCATGCTGGAGGAGGCGCATCGCGCCCATGGCAGGCTGGCCTGGGCCGAGCTCTTCGCCCCGGCCATCCGCCTCGCCGAGGAAGGCTTCGAGGTCTCGCCCCGCCTGGCGCAGCTGCTCAGCGCCTTTGGTGGCTCGCTGCGGCGTGACCCGGGGGCGCGGGCCATCTACTTCACGGCGGAGGGCGCACCGCTGGCCGAGGGTGCCAGGCTGCGCAATCCCGCGCTGGCCGCCACCCTGCGCGCCATCGCGGAGGAGGGCGCCGCCGCGCTGCATCGCGGCCCCATCGCGCAGGACATCGTGCGCACGGTGCGCGGCCACGCCAACCCAGGCCTGATGACGGCCGATGACCTGGCGGGCTACGCGCCGGTGCGCCGCGCGGCGCTCTGCCTGCCCTATCGCGCCTATACTCTCTGCGGCCCGCCGCCGCCCTCGGGTGCGGCGGTGGTCCTGCAGATCCTGGGCCTGCTCGGCCATTTCGAGATGCCGGGGCTCGATCCCGCGGGGCTCGATTCCGCCATGCTGCTGGGCGAGGCCGGGCGCCTCGCCTTCGCCGACCGCAACCGCTTCATGGCTGACCCCGGCTTCGTGCCGGTGCCGGTGACCGGCCTGCTGGACGGCGCCTATCTGACCGGCCGCGCGCAGTTGCTCTCGCCGGACCGCGCCATCGCCGCGCCGCAGCCCGGCAATCCACGCCGCTTTGGCCCGCCGCTGGCCAGCCAGCCGCCGCAGCCCGAGGGCGGCACGGCGCACATGTCCATTCTGGATGCCGAGGGCCGTGCCGTTTCGATGACGACGACGGTGGAGGGGGCCTTCGGCGCGCATGTCGTGGTGCGGGGCTTCTTCCTGAACAACCAGCTCACCGATTTCTCCTTCCTGCCGGAGATGGAGGGCCGCCCGGTCGCCAACCGCGTCGAGGGCGGCAAGCGGCCGCGCTCCTCCATGTCGCCCATGCTGGTCTTCCAGCAGGGGCAGTTGGAGGCGGTGGTGGGCTCGCCGGGGGGCGCGCGCATCATCGGCTATGTGGCGCAAGCGCTGGTCGCGATGCTCGACTGGAACCTCGACCCGCAGGCGGCGGCGGCGCTGCCGCATGTGGGTGCCCTGAACGCGATGACCGAGGTGGAGCGCGGCACCGCCGCCGCCGGCCTCGCCCCCGCGCTGGTCGCCCGCGGCGCGCCGGCCGAGGCGCGGGAGATGAATTCCGGCCTGAACCTCATTCGCATCCAGCGCCAGGGTGAGGCGCGGCGCCTGCTCGGTGGCGCCGACCCGCGCCGCGAAGGGATGGTCGCCGGTGACTGA
- a CDS encoding FkbM family methyltransferase, which produces MSRSLARFLSGLVRNATRPMRPRRAEATRALVSEMLVQRLTVPTEAGPLLVECPSARALHDPQGFGQDEPETVAWIMGLPAGCVLWDIGANIGLYSLFAARRGLRVLAFEPSASSFAAMTRNIEINGFDDRISAYCLAFAEQTALVTLNMANTAAGHSMHSIEAREGGFRQAVPGFSVDEFMARFAPPPPDAIKLDVDGIEPAILRGAMVTLRRHVCEVLVEIDGANAAAGGNGIPELLAEAGFTEAPMDGAARNRRFVKT; this is translated from the coding sequence ATGAGCCGCAGCCTTGCTCGCTTCCTCTCTGGCCTGGTCCGCAACGCCACGCGCCCCATGCGCCCGCGCCGGGCCGAGGCCACGCGCGCGCTGGTCTCCGAGATGCTGGTGCAGCGCCTGACGGTCCCGACCGAGGCTGGGCCGCTGCTGGTGGAATGCCCCTCGGCCCGGGCGCTGCACGATCCGCAGGGCTTCGGCCAGGACGAGCCGGAGACGGTGGCCTGGATCATGGGGCTGCCGGCGGGCTGCGTGCTCTGGGACATCGGCGCCAATATCGGGCTGTACAGCCTGTTCGCCGCGCGGCGTGGCCTGCGCGTGCTGGCCTTCGAGCCCTCGGCGTCCAGCTTCGCGGCGATGACGCGCAACATCGAGATCAACGGCTTCGACGACCGCATCTCGGCCTATTGCCTGGCCTTCGCCGAGCAAACCGCGCTCGTCACGCTGAACATGGCGAATACCGCCGCGGGCCATTCCATGCACAGCATCGAGGCGCGGGAGGGTGGCTTCCGCCAGGCCGTGCCGGGCTTCTCGGTGGATGAGTTCATGGCCCGCTTCGCGCCGCCGCCGCCCGATGCCATCAAGCTCGACGTGGACGGCATCGAGCCCGCCATCCTGCGCGGCGCCATGGTCACGCTCAGGCGCCATGTGTGCGAGGTACTGGTGGAGATCGACGGCGCCAATGCGGCGGCCGGCGGCAATGGCATCCCCGAATTGCTGGCCGAGGCCGGCTTCACGGAGGCGCCGATGGACGGCGCCGCGCGCAACCGGCGCTTCGTGAAGACCTAA
- a CDS encoding aspartate/glutamate racemase family protein: protein MKLLLLNGNTDPAITERMAQGARGMCQHEIVPMTARFGARYIASRAASAVAAHAVLDALASEIGRDNPKGYDAAIIGCFGDPGLEAARECFPIPILGMADAAIFAALRLAPRVGVLTGGAAWVPMLEEFFLLRGLGPDKVRVAAIPPTGDMIAREPVKAAGLLAETARGEVARGAGVILLGGAGLVGLDALVAPQVTVPVLDGLRCAIEAAETATAARQLGSIAPSIGLSDALAASLAG, encoded by the coding sequence ATGAAGCTTCTCCTCCTCAACGGCAACACCGATCCCGCCATCACCGAGCGCATGGCGCAGGGGGCGAGGGGCATGTGCCAGCATGAAATCGTGCCGATGACCGCCCGTTTCGGGGCGCGCTACATCGCCTCGCGCGCGGCCTCGGCCGTCGCGGCCCATGCGGTGCTGGACGCGCTGGCATCCGAGATCGGGCGGGACAACCCCAAGGGCTATGATGCCGCCATCATCGGCTGCTTCGGCGATCCGGGGCTGGAGGCGGCGCGGGAGTGCTTCCCCATCCCCATCCTCGGCATGGCGGATGCGGCCATTTTCGCGGCCCTGCGCCTCGCCCCCCGCGTCGGCGTGCTGACCGGCGGCGCCGCCTGGGTGCCCATGCTGGAGGAGTTCTTCCTGCTGCGCGGCCTGGGGCCGGACAAGGTTCGCGTCGCCGCCATCCCGCCCACCGGGGACATGATCGCGCGCGAGCCGGTCAAGGCCGCCGGCCTGCTGGCCGAGACGGCGCGCGGCGAAGTGGCGCGCGGTGCGGGCGTGATCCTGCTGGGCGGCGCGGGGCTGGTCGGCCTGGATGCGCTGGTGGCCCCGCAGGTGACGGTCCCGGTGCTGGACGGGCTGCGCTGCGCCATCGAGGCTGCGGAGACCGCAACGGCCGCCCGCCAGCTCGGCTCCATCGCGCCCAGCATCGGCCTGTCGGACGCGCTGGCCGCGAGCCTCGCGGGTTAG
- a CDS encoding ABC transporter substrate-binding protein: MRLRHVIMAALLPLALAATGPAAAQGTLRIGMTAADIPLTHGQPDQGFEGNRFTGIPLYDGLTAWDLSRADRPSTVIPSLATEWTSDPNDRTRWIFRLRPGVTFHDGSPFNADAVVWNVRKVLDREAPHFDPRQVGVTATRMPTLRRAEKIDDMTVALFTSEPDSLLPINLTNLFMASPARWEALRAQHPTAEATWNAFAANPSGTGPFRLTRLVPRERAEMARNDNYWGTKAKLDRIILLPIPEASARTAALLSGQVDWIEAPSPDAVPQLRSRQMQIATNPQPHVWPWQPCFLPSSPLSDVRVRRALNLAIDREGLRTLLGGMMQPAVSTYPAGHPWAGNPTFQIRTDKAEARRLLAEAGYGPQRPLTIRVQISASGSGQMQPLSMNEFLQQDLRTVGVNVEFDVIEWNALFTNWRNGCGHASARGAHATNVSFSAMDPFFSLVRFYDSKMAPPVSNNWGMFNDPRFDAMVAAARTSFDPAERDAALARLHAAGVDEALFIWIAHDVGPRAMSPRVRGHVQPQSWFVDLRLPHIQ; encoded by the coding sequence ATGCGTTTGCGTCACGTCATCATGGCGGCCTTGTTGCCGCTCGCCCTTGCCGCCACGGGCCCGGCCGCCGCGCAGGGCACGCTGCGCATCGGCATGACCGCGGCCGACATCCCGCTGACCCACGGCCAGCCCGACCAGGGCTTTGAGGGCAACCGTTTCACCGGCATCCCCCTCTATGACGGCCTGACCGCCTGGGATCTGAGCCGGGCCGACCGCCCCTCCACCGTGATCCCGAGCCTCGCCACCGAGTGGACGAGCGACCCGAACGACCGCACGCGCTGGATCTTCCGGCTGCGCCCCGGCGTCACCTTCCATGACGGCAGCCCCTTCAACGCCGATGCGGTGGTCTGGAACGTCCGCAAGGTGCTGGATCGCGAGGCCCCGCATTTCGACCCGCGCCAGGTGGGCGTGACCGCGACCCGCATGCCTACGCTGCGCCGCGCCGAGAAGATCGACGACATGACCGTCGCGCTCTTCACCAGCGAGCCGGACAGCCTGCTGCCGATCAACCTCACCAACCTCTTCATGGCGAGCCCGGCACGCTGGGAAGCCCTGCGCGCGCAGCACCCGACGGCCGAGGCGACCTGGAACGCCTTCGCCGCCAACCCCTCCGGCACCGGCCCCTTCCGCCTGACGCGCCTCGTCCCGCGTGAGCGGGCCGAGATGGCCCGCAACGACAATTACTGGGGCACCAAGGCGAAGCTCGACCGCATCATCCTGCTGCCCATCCCGGAGGCCAGTGCGCGCACCGCGGCCCTGCTCTCGGGGCAGGTGGACTGGATCGAGGCGCCCTCGCCTGATGCGGTGCCGCAACTGCGTTCGCGCCAGATGCAGATCGCGACCAACCCGCAGCCGCATGTCTGGCCCTGGCAGCCCTGCTTCCTGCCCTCCTCGCCGCTCTCCGATGTGCGGGTCCGCCGCGCGCTGAACCTGGCGATTGACCGCGAGGGCCTGCGCACGCTGCTGGGCGGCATGATGCAGCCGGCCGTCAGCACCTATCCGGCCGGCCACCCCTGGGCGGGCAATCCCACCTTCCAGATCCGCACCGACAAGGCTGAGGCGCGCCGCCTGCTGGCCGAGGCCGGCTACGGCCCGCAGCGACCGCTGACGATCCGCGTGCAGATCAGCGCGAGCGGCTCGGGCCAGATGCAGCCGCTCTCGATGAACGAGTTCCTGCAGCAGGATCTCCGCACGGTCGGCGTGAATGTCGAGTTCGACGTGATCGAGTGGAACGCGCTCTTCACCAATTGGCGCAACGGCTGCGGCCATGCCTCGGCGCGCGGCGCGCATGCCACCAATGTCAGCTTCTCGGCGATGGACCCGTTCTTCTCGCTGGTGCGCTTCTACGACAGCAAGATGGCGCCGCCCGTCTCCAACAACTGGGGCATGTTTAACGATCCGCGCTTCGATGCGATGGTCGCCGCCGCCCGCACCTCCTTCGACCCTGCCGAGCGTGACGCGGCCCTGGCGCGCCTGCATGCGGCGGGCGTGGACGAGGCGCTGTTCATCTGGATCGCCCATGACGTGGGCCCGCGCGCGATGAGCCCGCGGGTGCGCGGCCATGTCCAGCCGCAAAGCTGGTTCGTGGATCTGCGGCTGCCTCACATCCAATGA